CGTTTGTTTCCGTGTGGACTCGCCAGCACTGCTGCGGGTCTGCGGCCATCTCCTCGCGGGCGCACCGGCGCAGACCACTCCAAAGGAGGTTGGTGAACTCCTGATGTTCGGCAGGCCCCCGCCGTAGCCAGACAACCCGCCCGTTCCACAGTTCGATCTGCCCGGCAATCTCCTTGGGCAGCTGCTCGAGCTCCTCCCAGGTCATGAACTCGGGGAGGGCCGGCCGATCGACTCGCGGACTCGACATGGTGTCATGGTAGTCGCGAGCGGCGACATCCTCTGGCTTGCTCTTACGAAAATGTGGCGGGCAGATCAGGGTCGGACTCCGGGAGGCGCGTCGTAGCCCAAAGCCTCGCGGAGGAACGTCATCGCGGTGGCAGCATCGGGGTCTTCGGTGTACGGGCGTGACGCGGCTTTTACCTGGTGCTGTGCGTCCGATTGAGCGCGCTGGATTGTCTCAAGGAGCACTCGCGCGAGCCGGTCTTCGCCAAGCCGGAGCGCCTGTGGCGTGAGCCGCAGATCGGTGACTTTGCCGTGCGCATCGACCGAAACGCTCAGCTCGCCCTTACGGGAGCCCGCGCGAACCGCGATCCGCGCGAGAGCCTGCTGCAAGGCGTAATTCTTGCGCCGCAATTCTGCTGCGGCACGACGCTGCTCTACGTTCCATCGGTCCAAATAATCCACGACGACTCCTGAAGATTGTTCTGTTCGAATGCGCTGACTCGCACTACTCTCGGCAGGGGCCGATCTGGTAGTCGCATGCGTGGTCTATCGTCAACGGATTGCCAATATACTTCAGTCGCTTGCGAAGCCAACCTCGTAATCGAGCGAATTGTCCGGCATGAACGGCTCGGAGATATAGTCGGCAAATTCTCCGAGCTTCGTCACAGGAACATCGTGCTGAGCGGCCTCCACGGGATACTCGCTGTCGTCGAGATTCAGCAGTCTTTTCAGCGTCGGTCCGTCCATCCCCCGAAGAATGTATTCCTGAACTAACAGGCCAGAATTCTTGTCGAATGCCCCTAAGTGCCACATCTATTTTCCCTCGGGTTTTCGTGTGCGGTCAGGCGGCTTTGTCTGCTCGCCCGTCTTCGGGTCATACTCTCCTAGATGCTTTCCATTCTTACTGTACTTCTCGACGGCGCCATGCTGATAATCCCATTCATAGATGTTTCCCTCATCGTCCACCCATCGTTTCCGTCGACCCATACTCTTCGCCCACTTGGCCTTGGGAAACGCCGGTAGATCCTTGGGTGCGGGCTGATAGTGCCAGTTGTTTCCACCTGCGTTCGTGCTGGCATTGAACTGGGTGGGGTTGGCCTCGAGGAGGGGTTGTAGTTCGGTGGCCACGCCGATGACTGCCGCGCCTGCGGCGACGGTGACTCCTGTTGCGACCGCGGCGGCGGCGTCGAACGCGATGAGTACGGTGACGACGGCGGCACCGGCCGCGCTGCCCGTGGCGGTTGTCGTCGCTACGGCACCCGTTCCGGCGGTGAAGAAGCCGACCAGGCCGCCCGCGATCAGGCCGATGCCGAGCGCTCCCGCAAGGATGGCGAGGATCTTGTGGTGCGCGTCCTCGATCTGCTGTGCCCAATCGTCACATGCGCCGCCGAGACTTTCGTATTGCGTCGCGACGTTCTCGACGCTCGTGAACACCGCGTCCATCTGGGCAAGAGCCTGTGGCAGCTCGTCCGACGCAATTTCCTCGAGGTTCAACCACGCCGGTCCGGTTCCGTCACTCGCATTGCGTAGCCCTGCAGCCGCGTCTCTCCATGCCTTCCCGAGCCTCCTCAGCTTGTCGGGGTCTCCGTTCGGCCAGGTGTGCCCTTGCAGCCAGCTGCTGATCAGGCTCCAGCCGAATGGTGGGTCGGTGTCACCGCCGAATGCGCCCTTGAATGTCGGCGCAGCAGCGGTCGCAAGGACCGCGGGGGCGGGGTCCGGCGTTTCTGGAGGTGTCTTGTTGAGTTTCTCGGTATTGACATGATTGACAGCGGTGAAGGCAAGCAGGTCGTGTAACTTGCCGAACGCGTTGACGATATTCGTTCCAGCCGCAACGCCGTTGAACGCGGCCGGGTCGTAACTGTTCGTCCAGGTGCGTCCGGCGCTGTCGCTTCCCGCGCAGGCCCAGTCTTTGTCGAGGGCCCCGGCGAGGGTCTTGATGACAGCATCGGCGCTGTTGCGGGCGGTTTCGTACAGTGCAGCGGCGCTGTCAAGGACGCCAGGGTCCATGGTGATGGGCGCCATCAGGGCCACATTCGCTGGTTGTGAGCTACGTTGGCCAGGTACCGGTCGCGCGCGGCTCGGGCAGCGGTTTCGAGGTCCGCCAGCGCCGACTTCATGTCGTTCATCTCTCGATGCCAGGTGTCATGCTTTGTCCGGTGTGCTTCGGCGGCGCTGCCTTCCCACTCGATATGCAGCGCGGCGACTTCACGCTCGACGTCGGCGATGCGTTGCTCGATTTGCTGGCCGATTTGTCGGGCCTTCTCGACAAGAGCCAGAATCCGTTCGGTATCCGCAACGTAGGCTGGCATCACAGATTGTCTAGGTTGAACTGAACATAGGTGATGGCGCTCGCATTGCTGTCGTCGGTCTTCGTGTACCGGTCAGCGGCCTGATGTACCAACGCCGCGTCGTCGCTCAGAGCGGTGGCGACCTTTCGAGCGGAATCCACCCACTCGGTCCACAATGCGGCATGTGTATCGGCCGCCGCACCGATCCAGTCGGCGGACATGAGGGTGTCGGCTTCCTTGCGCAGCGCCTCGATGTCGTCCCCGAACTCGGTCGCCCTTGCCGTCATCCGGTCCGCTGCGGCGTGCATCTGTGCGGGATCGCTGTGCACCATGCGACGTTATCACGAACGCACACAAGCGATCTGCTGTTTCACGGCGGACCGGGAACGGGTGCCGCGCATCGGGCGAGGGCGGCCCGACCGGGCCGGATTTGGCTGCTAGCTGCGCGTTGCCTACACTAGAGCGGTTGCCTGGGCGCCTCCATGTCCGCATGCGTACGGTTCGCCCGGGCGATCGAACCTCATCCGGTCGGCAAATGTCGGCCGGACCATCCGAATTGTTGTAGGCCCACCGCCGCACATGCCGACGTGCGTGTCGGCGCTGTATGGGAACCGCAGCAAGAAAGGTGTCTAGGTCGAGCCATGACCATGACCGATCCGATCGCAGACTTCCTGACCCGTCTGCGCAACGCCAACTCGGCGTACCACGATCAGGTGAAGGCTCCGCACTCGAAGCTCAAGGCGAACATCGCCGAGATCCTCAAGCGCGAGGGCTACATCGCCGACTACCGGACCGAGGACGCGAACGTGGGCAAGACCCTCGTCGTCGACCTCAAATACGGCCCGAGCCGTGAGCGCAGCTTGCAGGGTGTGCGACGCGTCTCGAAGCCGGGTCTGCGTGTGTACGCGAAATCCACCAATCTGCCCAAGGTGCTCGGCGGCCTCGGCGTGGCGATCATCTCCACGTCCACCGGCCTGCTGACCGACAAGCAGGCGGCCAAGCAGCGCGTGGGCGGCGAAGTCCTCGCTTACGTCTGGTAAGGGAGGTCAGGACAAATGTCGCGTATTGGTAAGAAGCCCATCGCAATTCCGGCCGGCGTCGACGTCACCGTCGACGGCCAGGATGTGGCGGTGAAGGGGCCTAAGGGCGCCCTCTCGCTGACCATCGCCGAGCCGATCACCGTCGCCAAGGGCGAGGACGGCCAGCTCGAGGTCGCCCGTCCGGACGACGAGCGCCGCAGCCGCTCGCTGCACGGCCTCACCCGCACCCTCGTGTCGAACATGATCGTCGGTGTGACCCAGGGCTACGAGAAGAAGATGGAAATCTTCGGCGTCGGTTACCGTGTGGCGCTCAAGGGGCAGAACCTCGAGTTCGCCCTCGGTTACAGCCACCCGGTGCCGATCGAGGCGCCCGAGGGCATCACGTTCGCGGTGGAATCGCCCACCAAGTTCTCCGTGTCCGGAATCGACAAGCAGAAGGTCGGCCAGATTTCGGCGGTCATCCACGGTCTGCGCAAGCCCGACCCGTACAAGGGCAAGGGCATCCGCTACGCAGGCGAGGTCGTTCGCCGCAAGGTCGGAAAGACGGGTAAGTGATCATGGCGCAAACCGAAAACCAGAAGATCAAGCGCATCCCGCGTGGCAAAGATGTCTCGACCACGCGCCGTCTGTCGAAGGTGCGCCGTCACTTCCGCCTGCGCAAGAAGGTCGCCGGCACCACCGAGCGTCCCCGCCTGGTGGTCAACCGCTCCGCGCGTCACCTGCACGCGCAACTGGTCGACGACTCGATCGGCAAGACCATCGCCGCCGCCTCGACCGTCGAGGCCGACGTGCGTGCGCTCGACGGCGACAAGTCGGCCAAGGGCAAGAAGGTCGGCCAGCTGCTGGCCGAACGTGCCAAGGCCGCCGGTGTCGAGGCCGTCGTGTTCGACCGTGGTGGTCACGACTACCACGGCCGGATCGCCGCCCTGGCCGATGCCGCTCGCGAAGGTGGGTTGAAGTTCTGATGACCACACTGCTCAAGACTCGAATTAACGGAAGGAACGTCTGATGCCGGGACGTCAGAGGCGTGACGGCGGAAGCGGACCCGCCGGACAGAATGGCAGCGCCCCCGAGGGTGGCCGCGGCGACCGTCGCGGTGGTGGCGGCGACCGTCGTGGCGGCGGTGACCGCCGCGACAACGCCGCCGAGAAGAACCAGCTCGAGCGGGTCGTCGCGATCAACCGTGTCTCCAAGGTCGTGAAGGGTGGTCGTCGCTTCAGCTTCACCGCCCTCGTGATCGTCGGTGACGGCAACGGTCTGGTCGGAGTCGGCTACGGCAAGGCCAAGGAAGTTCCCGCGGCCATCCAGAAGGGTGTCGAGGAGGCTCGCAAGGGCTTCTTCCGCGTCCCGATGATCGGCAGCACCATCACCCATCCGGTACAGGGCGAGGCGGCGGCCGGTGTGGTCATGCTGCGCCCGGCCTCTCCTGGTACCGGTGTGATCGCCGGTGGTGCGGCGCGTGCCGTGCTGGAATGCGCTGGCATTCATGACATTCTGGCGAAGTCGCTCGGTAGTGACAACGCCATCAACGTTGTGCACGCGACCGTTGCCGCGCTCAAGATGCTGCAGCGTCCGGAAGAGGTCGCGGCTCGCCGTGGCCTGCCGCTCGAGGACGTTGCCCCTGCGGGCATGCTGCGTGCGCGCGCTCAGGCAGCGGGAGGTGCCAGGTAATGGCAGATCTCAAGGTGACCCAGATCAAGAGCACGATCGGCGCCAAGAAGAACCAGCGTGAGAGCCTGCGCACGCTCGGTCTGCGCAAGATCCGGCAGACCGTGGTTCGTGAGGACACCCCTCAGAACCGTGGCCTGATCAACGTCGTGCGCCACCTCGTGACCGTTGAAGAAGTCGGGCAGGAAGGTTCACGATGACCATCAAGTTGCATCACCTGCGTCCGGCTCCCGGCGCCAAGACCGAGAAGACCCGGGTGGGTCGCGGTGAAGGCTCCAAGGGCAAGACCGCGGGCCGTGGTACCAAGGGCACCAAGGCACGCAAGAACGTCCCGGCCGCCTTCGAGGGCGGGCAGATGCCGATCCACATGCGGCTGCCCAAGCTCAAGGGCTTCACGAACCGATTCCGCACGGAATACCAGGTCGTGAACGTCGGCGCGATCGCCAAGCTGTTCCCCGAAGGGGGCGAGGTCGGCAAGGCCGAGCTGGTCGCCGCCGGTGCGGTTCGCAAGAACCAGCTGGTCAAGGTGCTCGGCGACGGTGAGATCGGCGTCGCGGTGCAGGTGACCGTGGACAAGGTCACCGGTTCCGCGAAGGAGAAGATCACCGCGGCCGGTGGCACCGTCACCGAGCTGGGCTGACGGTACTCTGCAAGCAGTGGCATCGGATGAGTGAAGGCTCGTCCGATGCCACTGTTAGAGTTCAATTGTTGTCTGCCAAAGCCTCGTCATGGTTTTCGGCGTCCCTCCTGAGCGGAATCAGGGAACTGGACATCGCTGAAATATCCATGTCATGACCATGTCGTTCGCCAGGAGGATCAGTGCTTTCCGCCTTCGTATCGGCCTTCCGGACTCCGGACTTACGGCGGAAGATTCTCTTCACGCTGGGGTTGATCGCGTTGTACCGTGCCGGTGCTTCGCTGCCGTCCCCCGGCGTCGACTACAAGGCGGTCCAGGAGTGCATCGACCTGGTCTCCGGCGGTGAGTCCGCCGGTATCTACCAGCTGATCAACCTTTTCTCCGGTGGTGCGCTGCTGCAGTTGTCGGTCTTCGCGATCGGCATCATGCCCTACATCACCGCGAGCATCATCATCCAGCTGCTCACCGTCGTCATCCCGCGGTTCGAGGAATTGCGCAAGGAAGGCCAATCCGGCCAGAACAAGATGACGCAGTACACCCGATATCTATCGGTGGCGTTGGCCATTTTGCAGGCGACCGGTCTTGTCGCGCTCGCGGCCCGCGGCCAGCTGCTGCAGGGCTGCCAAAAGGACATCCTTGCCAATACCAGCGTCTTCGGCATGATCGTCATCGTTCTCGTGATGACGGCGGGCGCGTCGCTGGTCATGTGGTTCGGCGAACAGATCACCGAGCGCGGTATCGGCAACGGTATGTCGCTGCTGATCTTCGCCGGCATCGCAGCGCGCATTCCGACCGAGGGCAAGTCGATCCTGGACAGCCGTGGCGGCCTGGTGTTCGGCCTGGTGTGTGTCGCTGCCATGGCGATCATCACCGCCGTGATCTTCGTCGAGCAGGGCCAGCGCCGGATCCCGGTCCAGTACGCCAAGCGTGTGGTGGGGCGGAAGATGTATGGCGGCTCGTCGACCTACCTGCCATTGAAGGTGAACCAGGCGGGCGTCATCCCGGTGATCTTCGCGTCGTCGCTGCTGTACCTGCCCAACCTGGTGGCGCAGCTGACCTCGTCGCAGAACAATCCGGACCCGAGCTGGTGGCAGAACATCATCCAGAAATATCTGGTGAATCCGGGGAACCCGGTCTATATCGCGATCTATTTCGGTCTGATCGTGTTCTTCACCTACTTCTACGTCGCGATCACCTTCAATCCGGAGGAACGCGCCGACGAGATGAAGAAGTTCGGCGGCTTCATCCCGGGGTACCGGCCCGGTAAGCCGACCGCCGACTATCTCAACTTCGTCCTGAGCCGCATCACCCTCCCCGGCTCCATCTACCTCGGTCTGGTCGCGGTGCTGCCGAACCTGTTCCTCGACATCGGTTCCTCCGGTGGCCCCCAGAACCTTCCGTTCGGCGGTACCGCGGTGCTGATCATGGTGAGTGTCGGTTTGGACACCGTGAAGCAGATCGAGAGCCAGCTGATGAATCGAAATTACGAAGGGTTCCTCAAGTGAGAGTTGTACTGCTCGGTCCGCCGGGTGCCGGCAAAGGCACCCAGGCCGTCCTGCTGTCGGAGAAGCTGGGCGTCCCGCACATCTCGACCGGGGACCTGTTCCGCGCGAATATCAGCCAGCAGACTTCGCTGGGGCGCGAAGCGCAGAAGTACATGGACGCGGGCGATCTCGTGCCGAGCGATGTGACCAACCGCATGGTCGAGGCGCGGGTCAACGAGCCCGACGCCGTCAACGGTTTCGTGCTGGACGGCTACCCGCGTACGGTCGACCAGGCCGACGCGCTGGAGAAGATTCTCAAGGACATGGACACCAAGCTCGACGCGGTGCTGTGTTTCGTCGTGCCGGAAGACACGGTGGTGGGACGGATGCTCGCCCGTGGCCGCGCCGACGACAACGAGAGCGTGATCCGCAACCGGCTCCGGGTGTACCGCGACGAGACCGAGCCGCTGCTGGAGCACTACGACGGGCTGGTCGTCACGGTGGACGGCGTCGGCGATGTCGACGAGGTCAACGCGCGGGCGCTGCGCGCGCTGGGCCACTGATGTCGCTCGGGCTGGAGCGCTGAGGCCGGGATGGTCTTCCACCGCAAGAAGAAGGTCGTGCCATTCCGCACGGCAGGTGAACTGGATGCCATGGCGGCGGCGGGCGCGATCGTCGGCCGTGCCCTGGTCGCCGTGCGCGCGGCCGCCAAGCCAGGGGCATCCACCCTGGAGCTGGACGAGGTCGCCGAACAGGTGATCCGAGATGCGGGCGCGGTCCCGTCGTTCAAGGGCTACCACGGATTCCCCGCGTCCATCTGTGCGTCGGTGAACGACCGTGTGGTGCACGGGATTCCGAGTGCCGAGGAGATCCTCGCCGAGGGCGATCTGGTCTCCATCGACTGCGGCGCGATCCTCGACGGCTGGCACGGTGATTCGGCCTGGACCTTCGGCATCGGCACGATCATCGAGGCCGACCGGTTGCTCAGCGAGGCGACCAAGGTGTCGATGGAGGCCGGTATCGAGGCAATGGTGCCCGGTAACCGGCTCACCGACGTCTCGCACGCCATCGAGCTGGGCACCCGCGCCGCCGAGAAGACACACGGACGTGGCTACGGCATCGTCGACGGCTACGGTGGTCACGCCATCGGCCGGGAGATGCACCTCGACCCTTTCCTCGCCAACGAAGGTGAGCCGGGTAGGGGCCCGAAACTCGTGGTGGGATCGGTCCTCGCGATCGAGCCGATGCTCACTCTCGGCACCACCCAGACCAAGGTCCTCGACGACGACTGGACCGTGGTCACGCTCGACGGCAGTCGTGCGGCACATTGGGAGCACACCGTCGCCGTCACCGAGGACGGCCCCAGGATCCTCACCCTCCGCCCGGAGTAGACGCTGCCAGCGGACTGGCATCAATTGTTACACAACCTGCAGTGGTACCATTTTCCGTACCACTGCAGGGAGATGACATGGCCGAGGCAATTACCGTCAGCGAGGCACGGAAGCATCTTTTTCCGTTGGTAAAGCGGGTAAATGAGGATCACGACACGGTCGAGATCGTGTCGAAGTCGGGGCAGGGAAATGCTGTCCTCATGTCCAAAGAGGACTACGACTCCCTTATCACTACGCTGGAGTTGCTGAGCGACAACGGGCCGAGGCTGCTGAAGTCGATCGCGCAGGCCCGCGCGGGCCGCGTTCACGAGCATGAGCTGCTCGAGTGAGGCTCGTCTTCACGGAGCTTGCGTGGGAGGAGTACGCGTCCTTTCTTCAGCGTGACCGCACTGTTCTGAAGCACGCGAACGCGGTGATCGCCGACATTGTGCGCGATCCATTCGACGGCATCGGGAAACCCGAGCCGTTGAAGCACCAGCTGGCCGGGTTCTGGTCGAGGCGGCTCACGCAGGAACATCGAATCGTCTACCAGGTCACCGGCGAGGATATCGTCATAGTCCGAGTCGGCGGCCACTACGAAAAGTCCTAGGCGAAATGGCATGTGGCGCAACATGTTACTTCCGGCACCACGGGGGAGGCCGAACCGCGCAACTTTCGGCCATATATCGCTTGATGCCGAGCAGAGTGCGACTCGCGGACGATCTGCGACGAGCCTATGCGGTGTCGGATCAGTAGGCCGATCGCACGGTGTGCATGTCCGTCTAGCAGTTCTGACTTGTCAATCGACGACGAGGTCAGCCCGGCGGCTCGCGCGGATTACCCAGGTCCGCAGTGGCATGTCGAACTCGCCCTCGACCGTTTCCGGCCTGCTGCGCAGGTAGTCCGTGACACGGCCGAGCACCTCGGTTCGCTGTTGGGCCGAAACCACCAGTGTGTACGAATACGTCCCGATGGTCGCGGCGAGCGATTCGGCGGTCCGCCGATGGGCATGCGGGAACTCAGCGTGCTCGAAATCCTGGAATAACGGGTGCTCGGGCAGCTTGTCGTCACCCGATTTCGGCAGTGGGGACGACGTATCCGATCGGGCGACGCGCGCCAGCCCGGCGACCCAGTCGACCCGCATGTCGTCGGTATTCCAGAGCGCTGCGAACACCCCGTCATCGCGCAGTACACGCGCGAACTCCGGGAAGGCGCGCTGCTGGTCGAACCAGTGGAACGCCTGCCCGGCCACGATCGCGTCAACCGAGCTGTTCGGCAGCGGAATCGACTCCGCCGCACCGTCATGCGCGGTTACCTCGGGCAGTCGCCGTACGAGCTCGGCGCGCATTTCGGCATCGGGTTCGACCGCGATCACGGTAGCGCCTGCAGCGAGCAGTCCCCCGGTGAGCTTGCCGGTACCTGCACCGAGGTCGAGAACGACTGGCGCCTGCTTGTCCGCAATGGGTTGTAGTGCCCACTGGATGGCGTCCGCCGGGTAGTCCGGCCGGTGTTCGGCGTAGGCGGCGGCATGCACGCCGAAGGAGCTCGCCCGCTTGGCGCGCAGGGCAGTTGTCGCGTCGGGATCGTTCGAATTCCCCATGCGTTCACCCTACGGCGGGGCGGGCGACCCTACGATGCGCCGGGTAGCCGCCGGATGCCCGCGCAGACTTCGGCCGCCAGATCGTCGTAGCCGACGGCGAGCTCGCCGAGGCGCTGCCAGGCCTCCCGGAGGTCCCATTCGGAGGCTCTGGCGAGCGCCGCGTAGGCGTGCGCGGTGAACTTGGCCAGGCGGTCGATCACGGCGCCGATGGTCTCGGTGTGCACATGTGCCGCGCCGTGTGCGGGTGGCAGTTGTACAGTGATCCAGCGGTCGATATCGCGAATCAGTCTCGCGCGCAACGCGTCGATCTCGTCGATGTCCGCGTCGGCCATGGCGAGCATGCGCTCGTGCAGTGTTGTCAGCTCGTGTGCGCAGCGCAGCATCGGGTTTCCTCCCGACAGCTCGCCTCTGCACGCTTGCAGTACTTGATGTTTTGCGGGCAGGGACGTCATCGTCATCGTTTCCCTGATCTCATGCAGGAGCGGACGGTGTCGACAATGGACGAGCCGGAAGGGCGGAAACCGTTCTGCGGAGGCACGATCCACCGGCGGTACTTGGCGTGGGCATCGACGGGGGAGGGCAGTGCGATCTCGCCGCCTCTGGGCACGATCGACACGTTGAGGCGGAACAGTTCGGCGAACAGCCGGACGTCGTCGGATAGATCGGGGTGGATCAGGAAAGTCCATCGCCCGGATCGCACGTGGGAAATAATCGGACCCGGCTGGATTCGCCGGTGGGCGAGTTCGCTGCGGACCTGCTGCCCGAGCGCGGCGGGCATCGTGATCGCACCGACGAAGCCGGCCCGGACGACGATTCGGCCGATCTCGGGGTGGACACCGGCGGGCAGGTCGCAGGTGTGTCGGTAGTAGGCGCATCGTGCGGTAGGTGTATCCGCTAACGCCATTTGGTCCATGGGAGCCTCGGCTAGCTTCGTCTGTCTTCTCAGGTCGTCCGGTCGGTGCTATGGCGTCGGTGCTGTGATCCGGCGCACCTTTCGGGCGCTGTTTCAGTAGAGCACTCCCACGGAACGGTATTAACATTCCGTTCAATTTGTTCTCGGAAGATTCCGCTGCGCCCCGGTCACCGGCGTAACTCGACGCACATTCCTATATTCAGTTTGTCTCACTAACTGCTGGTCTAATCACCGGCGAGCGGGCGGTCGGGAACCCATGGCATCCTGTTCATCGCCGTTCGCTATAAGAGCCGCAAGTTTGCTGCGACATCTTGTGGTGCGGCTCATGGCGTCGTTCGGAAGAACAGTGCGCGGTCGCCGTGCTCGGCCAGTGGTGTGGTGACGCCGATCTGCCGCAGGCCGCTGTCGGGCAGGTAGGTGAGGTTCGAGAACATCTTCGTGTTGCCGAAGGCGGCGCGGAGCTTGGTCT
The DNA window shown above is from Nocardia sp. NBC_01730 and carries:
- a CDS encoding DUF4254 domain-containing protein, yielding MTMTSLPAKHQVLQACRGELSGGNPMLRCAHELTTLHERMLAMADADIDEIDALRARLIRDIDRWITVQLPPAHGAAHVHTETIGAVIDRLAKFTAHAYAALARASEWDLREAWQRLGELAVGYDDLAAEVCAGIRRLPGAS
- a CDS encoding DNA-directed RNA polymerase subunit beta, with product MALADTPTARCAYYRHTCDLPAGVHPEIGRIVVRAGFVGAITMPAALGQQVRSELAHRRIQPGPIISHVRSGRWTFLIHPDLSDDVRLFAELFRLNVSIVPRGGEIALPSPVDAHAKYRRWIVPPQNGFRPSGSSIVDTVRSCMRSGKR